One Chaetodon auriga isolate fChaAug3 chromosome 11, fChaAug3.hap1, whole genome shotgun sequence genomic window, CAGACTGACAACATCCAACCCAATGCTGTCACCAATGGCAGGTGAATAAACCCTGTCCGGTCGATGCAGTTCTACAAGTTTTAACCAGCAGCCAAATTAGAGTGTGTTGAGTTTAGACGAGTGAAGTCTGTTAATGTGATGGATGAATCAGGCGTCTCCACAGTGGGTTTATACCAGGATTGCGCAGCTTCATCACAtctatttaattcattttatcaGTGTTGCCTATTTGTTACTTTGTTTTGTGAACAATAAAGACTAAAGTTCAACAGTTTTAGTGGCAAAACTACTCATGAAAATGCACGTTTTTTGAGAAATATTACACGATTTTGTCTGGATATATGAGTTTTCTGTAGAAATGTTCTGACTGATCATGGATGGCACATTTACTTGCTGTGACGACCTTCATTATTCTGTATCACAGCTGGCTACTTAGTATTTATACAGTCTTATTTATTGCTGGACTCACTGTCTTGTATATTGGAGATAAATTAACTCAAAAatcaacaacagaaacatcagcTTTCCATCAAACCTCAACTGATTTTACAGATCTGAGCACAGTTCAATCACCCTGTTTCTCAGACTTCAGTGTCTTGGACTAAAGATGGATGAAAAAGTTTTTACAGGTCTGTCAGTTCTGAGAAACTTTCATGTCTACATTCAAACCACCTCTCTGACTGACCAGTTTGAAAATCCAGTTCAACAAGGAAACACTCagtttgtgcaaacagataaatACTTTAGGGCAAACACTGTTAGCTAACGTCACATTGATCGCTGAGAACTTTATAAAACATCTCGGTCTGTGTCTCCAGAGtctgatgtttatttttaactgGTTTCACCTTTGTGTGTCCAGGGGGCTACAGAGACAAATCCATGGTGTGTTTAGCCTAACGCAGCAGCAAGACTTGAAGCAACTGTTAGCCAAGTTCTATCAAAACCAGAAAAGTCCACCAAGTCTATCTGCAGCAGTTACCATTGGAGCTAGTTTGTGGACAGAGGCTTGCTTCCCCCTGcctccagcctttgtgctaagataGGCTCAACACGTCCCAGTCGTCTCTCTGTACTGGACACTGAGATGAAACTGATATCTGACTCTGGAAGGCACAGAATAAAGTGGATTTataaaatcactttttaataCCTAGGTTGTAAATAAAGTGTCACTTTTTTCTGTCAACTAAAAGAACAAATTATTTAAAGTGTTTGGTCCATTATTTGTCATCAACATCATGGTGGATCCATAAAGTCCTCAAAATAACGGAGCAGGAAGTCATTTTAAACACGTCTGTGAGTTTCTAACAAACATCATCACTCTGCTGTGACTCTCAGACTGTTGCGGTTTGCTGTCAGGTCACATCCCAATGGACTGATGTGGCTCATGTGGTGAACAGGGAAGCGCCACCATCACACCTCAGGACTGCATTTCCCAGAAACCACCTGTTTCTTCACACCTGGTAGAATTTCAAATGATTCCTCTTTTTGGTCCATTACTGTTGTCACTGCACATGCTGCCACTGGTTGGCATCATTAGagagcacagtgtgtgtttctatgcagatgacatacaactgtacatctgtgctgaaccaagTGATGCTGGAGCTACGGACCCATTACAAACAgttaatcaataaatcaatgaatgagCAACCAGTTCTTtaagttaaatgaggacaaaattGAAATCCTGCTAGTCAGCCCTAAAACATTTTTCCACCTTAGAATCAGCTTAAGTTCGATCATttagatatcagggaagcagctcactgaataaTTTTTAACTAGCCATGACTGCCTGATACAGAGCTAAAACTTTGGTGCTTTGTCTAACACTGATTAATTGCTGcactttaaaatgttgtattacgttgttgtattttacttgatttgaGGCATTCTATGTACTCAATTTCTAACTatattttattactttattagACTATGTTGGTGGTCAGTGAGGAAGAACCCTGAACGGGCGCCAGTTGAGCAGTGGATTGTGGGAAAGGCACACACCGTCCTGGGAGTCATCTGTCCACAGCATCACACAACAGTCcatacaggtacacacaggtacaggtacatcaacacatcatcatatcatcacagctacacaaagacagaaatcatTACAAATATAAGTTAAGGCACAAAAGTAAATAGATTCTGGTTACAAGTGAGACCTGAGAGGCTTTTAGGAGACAACAGACAAGTCTGAACTTGATTTAACTGTGAGTAttagaagaaagaaaataaccAAAAATGTAGAGAATAAAATCATAATATTACACAATAAAAAAGTCATAATATTTATGGAGACAATTGTTGtaatacaagaaaaaaatgtgatgtttatAAATTGTGATGTGAAAAAAATCTTAATGTTCTGAGAAAAAGGTTGTAATCTTACAAGACTGTTACTGCATCACAGTGAACTCCTAATATTACATCTGCTTTCTCATAACGTTATGGCTTTTTTCGAAATAGTTTCACTATTTTGGCAAAATATATATTCATCAAAAtcttaaaactttttttttccaaaattaCTACTTTTtctaaaaattacatttttaaccaAAATATAATAATTTTGTCTTAATATTATGacttcatttccaaaatattgtaatttttttGCTGGAATATCAAGACTTTATTTCTAACTTTGGCCCTAACACACTCCTTATCATGATATCAATCAATAGGTGTCTATTAGTCAAGTGATTTAAATTCAAGGACTGGAAAGGAATGGTTTTGAGTACAATCAAAAAGTTTATTTTATGCCCTAAATTCAGCTTCATGCCTCTTGGGCTTCTGGTTAGAAGTATTTGTTTGCTGACTTTATGTTAAGTATTTTCAAATTGTTAATAATAATTCATCTAAGTTCTAAAAACATCcttaaaacatcattttttgAAACATTGAACACAAGTAAATTTTGCAAATGCTGCTCAGAACTGAGAGATCATCTGTTGTTTAGAACAATTAGCAGTTAGCGTCAACCTGAAAACCTCTGTTAGCATCTGAACATGGAGCATCAGAACACGTGTTTGTCGGTGGTGTACCAGAGGAATGTTGGAGGCATCTTGGAGGTCTGTTGAAGGGACGATAGAGGTGTGTTGAAGGCATGTTGGTGGCGCATCAGCTTCAGTTCAGATTCACAGGCTACATGTTTCAGTGCAGGAAGCTGTGGCCACAGGACATTAGGCTAAGAAGCTGTGGTCACGTCAGGGCAACTGTGATGGAGATCATTTCTGACATCAGTTTTGTTAAATAAAACTCTGTGAGGTTCTCTGTGCGACCGCAAGCTCTGAGGCACATCAACAGTAGTACAAACAtcttcagccaatcagacaaTGGTAAAGGCAGAGTGAACACAGTCGTACCTGAATGCCTTGTTCACAGCCAACACCACATCACCTGACAGCAgaagttaaattaaaaacattttgatgaagCAACATCAGCCCCTGTGGACAGAGTGAAGAAATCCTTTAAcgctttctctgtttttaaacTAGAACACATATTTCTTCTTGGATTTTTATAGATTTCTTATTTTATTGACACCGGAACACCAGAAGTCACGATTCCAAAAAATTTTAGAACAAAatcttttctgtcattgtttctctttcattttttagcctttagctgctgcagatgaagtCACCCCTTCCCtccttttaatttaattttgactctgtccagcagggggcaacaCTGCAGGTTTCAGCTGTCAAAGaggcgtgtgtgtatgtgtgtctgtgtgtttagaaGAGCACTTGTTTTCCATCTTTTAGGAGGCGTGTCTGAGGAGCAGCGTTGGGGCAGGGCTCCACTGGCCGTGGGGGTGATGATGGGGCGTGGGGGAGCAGTCGCAGGAGCACGGGGCAGGAGGCTTACCTAACACCCCACCAGAGTCCAGAGGGTACTCCAAGATGGAGGCCGGTGCCAGAGTGTAGGGGTAGTCGTATGGAGCAGCATAGATCAGACCAGACTCAGGCCCCGCCCCCGGCACCAGAGTCGCTGGGTGAGGCGTCCCATTGGGCAGCACCGTCTGGATCTGACGAAGCAGAGGCATGAGGGCGGGGCCTGTGGGTGCAGGTGTACGCAGAGCTGTGGGCGGGGCCACAACAGGGGCAGGGCCGGAGAGGAAACGAGGTGTCTGAGAGGAGGCTGCAAGGGAGAAGGCaagggaggctgaggagaaagagaggaggaggaggaggaggagaaggaggaggaggagatggagaggagggttAGTCAGACAGTATTCTGATTGGTCTCTGATTAGTTAGATGTCTCTGATTggtctctgattggtcagatgGTCTCTAATTggtctctgattggtcagtctCTTACAGGGTTTGATGTTAGCGTCCCTGTACGTCCCGTTCAGGATGGCTAACTCCATCAGCTGCATCTTCTTCAGACTGTCCTCCCCCTCCGCCTGAAACACAGTAACGACCATCATGCACTTTTCCTGCACTGTAGTACATGTGTACACAGGGGTGGAATGAACTCAGGCACTGTACTTACATGTAATTTTTAGGTATCTAATTGAGCATTCAAATTTAACattactttatacttttactccactacattttcTTGACAGCTATAGCTCCTGGATACTTAGTTGAGTAAGATTTTACATACACTGTTTGATTTATAGGTGATCTATAGTCTTTTAGCTACATGTGGGAATTAATTAATTTGATTTGGGGGAGATTTGGCATCAGCAGCTGTGAACTCGACTCTCTGATCGTCTCAAACATGCTTATTGTCTCAAAGCCACAGGGGGCGCcagagtaaaacacaaacacacacacacacacacacacacacacacacacacacacacagactgacaccaACACATGATGATGAATGAGAGAAGAACAATGGAGCGGAAGCAGGAAGTCTCGGTTATCTAACACAGTGTGTTTCTAATGATCTTGCAGGTTATTCTGGACAGCGGCTTCCTGTCACCACAGGACTATAGGAAGTGTGTCTGGTACTGAGTCCTCAAACCTAAAACCTTCTCTGTGGAGTCTCTGACCACAGGAGGTGCTACAGAGCAAAGCTTACACTTAATactcacacaacacatgaaCTACCCTCAAGTACACTAACCACTGAAGATGTACAACTACATGAAAAAATACAACTGCATGAAAATGTACCACTCTGGGTCTTCAGATACCTAAACCTTTATGACTACCTACAAAAATATAGTTACTCCTAAAAATGCacacagtggatgcagcagtctttTGTTGAAGGAGCTGCATGAGCCCCATACTGTCTCATGCTGGGGGAAAgaggggttgtccatgattgatgaCAGCTTGGCtagcatcctcctctcacccacctcctcgatgcTGTCCAGAGGGCaatccaggacagagccagctctcctgaccagtttgttaagtcttttctgtccctctcggagcttccacagccccagcagaccactgcatagaagactgcagatgccaccccagtcataaaatgtttttaacagtgtccaaCAAACTCCAAAGACCTCAGTTTTCTTAGCAGATGGAGATGACTTTGGCCCTTCTTGTATGAACATGAAAATGTACAAGTATTTAAGAATGTATGAGTAcctgaaaatgcaaaatgacaTCTTCAAAATTTATGAATAGCTCACCTGAGCTCCAGACGacacagaagaaaaagggaCATGGCTTTTCTAACTAACTAACCAGTtaattattgtcattgttttccTCCAATCCAACTACAAACTAACttctgaagaaaaaaactttttatGTCAGTCCAACATTTGATCTATTTCCTGTCCAACTTCCTGTCAGATTTGAGCACATgacacactcaaatacacaggGAGGGTTCTGTGgttctcttcctgttttctcacCCAGCAACTGAGTTTTCCTGACTCCTCATTGGTTGGATGCAATCAAGGAAGTGAGAGTGAGGATCAGCAGAATCActacacttcctgtttcaatGTCTgccagacatacacacacatacatgattTTATCACTATCCTTGTGGAGACACTCCATAGACGTAATAATGGATTCCCTATTTGCACACATTGGAAGCAATCTGGGGTTCAAAGATACTTTGACATGTTGACTGCAGAGGTCAGGATCGAACCACgaccttctgattggtggacaaTCCACCCTatctcctacacacacacacacacacacacacacacacacacacacacacaggattaatATAATtcataataatattaatactAATAACAGTTGCCATTCTGGATGGTTTTATAGCTGCTGACAGAAAACGAGCCTCGTGAAAGAACATGTTCATATTTCTATGACCTCTGACTTTTTCTCTGAACATTGTTTGTAAACATATTTCAAGTCAGAGTCATCAGACTCTCTTAACTGAGCATACATGTCATACACCTGCCACTTCACCCGAATGATGTCACCTGTTCATGAACTTTCCTCATTAACATCATTGATGCCCCTAAAAATGTCCATATAAAGCTGCCGCTGTGTTTGCTTCACAAAAGCATCACAGAAGAGTAAAAAGAAGAAGTTCACACTGCAGAGTTTCAAATCCtgaaatgatgagacagaaaaatacttttaaaaggAGCAGAGAGTTGAGAGTACAACAGCGGCCCTAACTGAggtgaaagtgaaaaatcacagacaggtgagctccAGGTGAGATTAAATCACTGACCAGTGCAGGTAATCTGGAACCATCAATAAACCTAGTGTATTATAGGTGTATAATAGAGGTCAGAGGCTACTGGATCAGGGATCAGAGGTCAGGGGACTCACAGCAGGCACCAGCAGCTTGTTGACTTCCTCCACGGCTCGTTTAAGCTTGATCTCGGCTCGATTCTGAGCATCTTCCACCGTGATGAGGACATGCAGATCCTCGTTCAGGTGCTCCCAGTTAGGCTTCCCTCGATTCTGCTCCTCCTACtcacagacaggtagagacagacagacagacaggtactcTGAATCAGtctgaaagtggaaaaaatcaCTCACTAAATCACACAGTTCAACTTACAAGCCTAAGCCTtgcaaatttcaaggactgcctttttcaCCTATACACCATTGTAAAAATCGGGCACATCCTGTCCAAAACTAGTACATGAATTTGTTACTTCCTGACTGGATTATTGTAATTCCTTTTTGTCAGGATGCCCCAGTAAGTTTCTAAAGACTCTCTAGCTGATCCAGAACACTGTGgcatgtgttctgacaaaaactaGGAAAAGACCCCACTAGAACACAGCactcccagaatgcaggcttagTTGTGGTTCCAGtagtctccaaaagcagaactgGAGTCAGCTATCAAACTTCTCTCCTCTTGAACCATCTTCCAGCCTTggtccaggaggcagacacccTCTCTGTATTTAAGaataggcttaaaactttcttCTTTGATAAAGCCTACAattagggctggctcaggcttgcctgGAACAacccctagttatgctgctataggctTAGACTGCCAGGGGACTTCCTATGATGCACTgacctcctctcccctcctctgcctccccatCTGTACACATTCATGTCCCGTCAAAGCATAATGCATACAATTCtatcttttttttatcatgagTTTGACGAGACAATCAATACCACCATGTCTGTAGAGTAAAtaagaagctacagccagcagccagttagcttagcatagtaTGAATACAGGGAAGAGGGGGAAACGCGAGCCTGGCTGTGTGATGATGTGCATGGACTCTAGttaactgcatttcctgttttattttgtagtaactCTGCTTTATGTATTCCAATATGTTTTATGTCCTGTCATTGTTCACTGTGATCAGTATACTGAACCACTGAGGATTAATCTGCCCAGCAACCTGAGGACCTGCAGCTGATTGGACGATGTttagacacatgcacacacacacgcgcagatGAACTATGATAATAAACAAGTCATCTGTGTTTCAGCAGGACGTCCAGAAACAACAAATCACACCAACactcatatttctgtttttatttcctctccttccctcctcctctgctcctctcttcctccatgtggttgacctcctgctgctctttctgtctcatatATCTCTGTTAGCATAGCAGGTGGCTAACCTTGTtatcctctcacacacacacacacaaagatgtttTCGCAGCAGTTTGAcctgaaatgtttgaaattgtttccatcttttctttcttcttcctcttcactcactatattttcatttcagtaacTTTTAGtaacagatgaaaacacattttgagcACTGACGCTAATGGAGAATCACATTTTGATGcacactgttttgtgtgttggcAGTGTGGAtttaacaaaattaaaatgtgcACAGAAGAGTTTTAGGTTGTTTTGTAGGATTTGGTGATTTGGTGTctgctctgtgacacacacattagaaacagctgtatgtgtgttaaagACACTGCTTACACCACGAAGGAGAATTGTCAGTTTGACAGACAGTCaactcaaaacaacaacaaaaacactgataaacACATCATCAACCCTCTTGTTACATCAGTGACAGCCAGTTAATTAGACGGCCCAGCAACCTGTCAATCAATTTAACACTTCTTGAAGTTAATGTAGAAACAAGTAAATGGCATGTACAGACACTTTAGTCCCATTTTATAATGTTCAATACAAAAGAAACTACTTTATTTTCTCCACAGAAAAGCTAGACATTCTGTTCTCTGAACCCCAAAAACATCTGTGACGTAACCTGAAAGACTCCACCCCAAAATCTGTCAGGTGACGTCAGGTCAGATCATAAATCTGACACAAGCAGTCGGCTTTGTTTTCAGCCCGGTCTCATTTCCAGGACATCAAATACAAACGCCATGTCACGCCACTCGGCATCTCACACAGACAAATTCACTCGTTAGCAGAATAAAAAGGGGAgataaaaaacagaacaagtagaacaaatagacaataaaaaggtacaaaataaaatcacacactgtgcaacactgtgtgttacagtgtgtatgtgtgtcactgtgtgttgcaatgtgtgtgaatgtgtgttacAGTGCGTGTGTTAccttcttcctgtctctcatggAGCCCCTCCCTCTCACCATGATCTTACATCCTGTCTCCGCCTCCAGCTGCTTCGCCGTCAGACCACGAGGACCCAGAATCCTCCCGACAAAGTtaaactgacagacacacagaaacagaaaatcatgATTTGGTTACCATAACGACCACCCAATCAATCACccaatacccccccccccacacacacacacacgcacacttcaCTGACCCAATCAGGTGTCAATCAACAGGCTGAAAACATCAAAAGCTGCAGTCCAACAGCACCTGTCGTCCACGTGTGTGGATCAGTCATGTGTACTAATGCAGTGCTAGCATAAGCCCAGGTCCGTAAGCAAGCTGCGCTGATCTCAGTGCTCCATTTCTACTGAAATAATCAGAAATCATCTTCCTCAGCACAGAGATCCCAGCTAGCAAAATGTGGCTCCAAAAAAGTTCTGGGAACGTTAATCGTTCCTGCACAATGTTCGCTAGATgctaaaacaatgtttttctgaGGTAAAAATCAAAGTTACTGTTACGTTCCCTGAACGTTCTGGTAGGATTACCTGAATGTTTGCCGTAACGTTCTCTCGAAAGTCTTTCAATGTAGAACTACCTTGAGGCTACATTCTCAGAACGTTCTTGGACGGTTAGTAGAAGGAAGCTCATGTTACCATTTTAACATGAAGACGTTAAGGAGAACATTCCACTAACCTTCCCAGAACTTTCTGGGAACATAACAATCATGTTGTTGTGTAGGAACGTTCAATAAACGTTCTCACAACCAAAAATCTGTTAGCAGAACATTTGGAGAATCAAATGTTGCTAGCTGTTATCTCAGCCTTTAGCTGCAATGTGTTCACATTAAAATAGAGTATCTGAATCCCTACTAGAGCTCATCCAGACTCCACCTCTCCACCACTTCCTCCACTCTCACAAACCAGTGTTTCTCTGCAAGCGTGATGAGCAGAACTCAAAGAGactcacatgcacaaaaatcCAAGTCCAAACATTTCAACAGTTTCATGATGTCGAGGTGAAACAGAAAGTCAGCCAGGAGACGATCTGAATTCACGCAGCGGCAGAGATAAAACACAACTAAACAACAATGGGAATAATAAAGGCTAAACGCTCGTCTGCAGGAGAACAAAGACAACCTATCAAACAGGTGGAGATAGGGAGGACTATAAGTACTGGGAGGTCTGATTGGATAATTGAGAACAGGTGATGATTAAACTGGCTATTAAACTGAACAATGACAGCACGTAAAACATATTGGAATGCATAAAGCAGagttactacaaaataaaacaggaaatgcagttaacgcacacagtgacacagaatgatacacacaaaatgacacacGATGACAGTCAGACACACTCACGTCAGGATGCTCCTTCGTGGGCACGTAAAGTTTCTCCTGCAGTTGGACGTTTGGACCGACGGCGTCCGGCAGCTCGCTGATCCTCTCTGAACCGTTCAGGGTGTCGATGTACATGTCCTTCCTCACACGGCTGatctctgaaacacaaacacgttCAATGATGTCAAAAGTTTTCACAGAGTCCTGCTGAAGTCCTCTCTTCAGGTAAATGTGATGAGTTTGCCTCTTAACACCAAGAAAAACCCtgtgctgatgacacacagctgtacgTCTCACTTTCCTCAGACAGCCTCATTCCTACAAATGAGCTCAGCAATTGAACATCTCAACACTGTTTACAACTTAGCAAAGACAGACACGATATAACATTACACCTGTACAGAGAACACGTCACTGGCTGCTGGTACAATACAGACCTGATCTACAGCTGGTTTGTAAGGTCCTGCATGGTATGGCTCCTAATTATATTCCTGACCTGCTCACTAGCTGTAGCCCCATCAGATCCCTCAGATCATCAGGCCTGTACCGAGAACGGAAACTCAATCAGGTGCATTTCGTTCCCATGGTGCTGTTCtctgaaacaaactgcagacGACCTGAGATCTGCTGCAGCTATGTCTTCtttaaacactgttttctctcaggCTTCTGgaagcaaatgtgtgtgtgtgtgtgtgtgtgtgtgtgtgtgtgtgtgtctactatgttgtctgtgttttctgtctcagtttAAAGATTTCTATGTTTTGAGATCGTTCTGTATTAAGGACACAGTGGGGACACGTTCAGCGTTGCAGCAGTACGGGGTCAGTGTAACAGTCAGAACATCATTAAGAAATCAGGATATGATACAtagctgaagaagaagactgagTGGTTGAGTTACACATTGTCACTTGTCACATTATTTTTACTTGTGCATGAAATGTGCTACACAAATAACACTGACTTGACGTTGGAGGAT contains:
- the qkib gene encoding protein quaking, whose protein sequence is MVGEMEGKERPRPGPDYLMQLMNDKKLMSSLPNFCGIFQHLERLLDEEISRVRKDMYIDTLNGSERISELPDAVGPNVQLQEKLYVPTKEHPDFNFVGRILGPRGLTAKQLEAETGCKIMVRGRGSMRDRKKEEQNRGKPNWEHLNEDLHVLITVEDAQNRAEIKLKRAVEEVNKLLVPAAEGEDSLKKMQLMELAILNGTYRDANIKPSSLAFSLAASSQTPRFLSGPAPVVAPPTALRTPAPTGPALMPLLRQIQTVLPNGTPHPATLVPGAGPESGLIYAAPYDYPYTLAPASILEYPLDSGGVLGKPPAPCSCDCSPTPHHHPHGQWSPAPTLLLRHAS